The genomic window AAAGTCGGCCGCCGCTATCAGGaatatataatttgaatatataattttaaggaGTTTTTCTATTTCAGGCTTTAATCGGTGTAGTAATGGCACCTCAGATTGGAAAAGTAAATTAAAGTCTGTCAGTAATGATAATGTGTATGACATAAATTCTAAGTATATGATCATCAGGTCATTTTTCAGAACAATTAATATTTCTTCAGTGGTCTTGGATGGCTCATCAAACACTTCAGCACTGAAGTATGGAATTAGTGCAGGCAGTTGTTCCAAGATCCTGTCCACACATTGTTTGAGATAGCCATCTAGTTGTAGCAGGACTTAAAATGTTGTGTATTTCAGTGTTGAAAAATTCTTGCATCTCTAATAACTTTTTTTGCCTTTTGTCACTTCTAGAAAAATGAGAGCCAATATTTCTCAATGTATCCTCCAGAGATCTTGGGAGATGTAAGCAAGCCTTTGAGGCAACAAGGTCGATGCTGTGGCAAGAGCATTTTAGGCAAACAATGTTTTCAAATTCTTGCTTTAATCGAGAAAACACTGAGTCGTGTTCACCTACCATGGAATTGGTGGTGTCTAAAGAAAATCCAACAAAGTTACTAGGTGGGATATTCTTATTGtcaatggttttttttaaacaattaaacaAGCTTTCCCCGGTGCTTGACTCTGGCTCAACCATATCCAGAAATGATTAACATCACTGTCACAATGAATAGCAGTGATTGCACACTGTTTTTTTATGGAGTTGTCTGTTGTCTCATCTAATATTAAGGAGAAGTAGCTACCTGGTtccttaatataatttattagttCTATTGAAAATTCAGGACCCAATATTTGTAAGACAATAGCAGTGGCCTTAGTTCTGCCCATTTGTAAGCCTTTGGCAATGTTGGAGTCTGGAAAGATGTTTGCCAAAAGAGGCACTAAGGTATCCATCAAGATAAATAGCAGGTTATTTGAAGCGAGCAGTCCGGCCAGTTTTAGTTCTGCGCGTTTAATCATTTTGTTTGTCTCAGTCTCTAGCTTGCTAACCAGctctaaaatagttttattagtAGGTACTGTTCAACATCATCTGTTTGTGCCCTCTGCTGCctaaatgtgtttttaaaacTCCTTTATGGTTAGGTAGctctaaattacaaaatttacatttagGGACCACATCGCCAATTCGCCATGGTCATTGGTGAACCTTTGCAGCCAATTTTTAAAATTGGGCATTTCCATCCATTTATCATTGAATGTTAGTGACTGGCTGTGTTGACTCTTCAGAAGGGCCAGCAGTAGCACCTggtcattttttttgtaacaaatttaTCCATTTTAAATTGAACAGAACCACGCAAAACCCACTGCAACAAACAAAAACATGCCACTGCCACAACCATTTCTTAAACAAATATCTCATGCAATGCAAACACACAGGAAAGAAGAAGTGAAGAATTGTAGTTAGTAGTTACTTTAGTTCGTACTCTTTTCTTTGTATGTTACATTTGTTAATCCTAAGCCTGGTCACTGGTACAAATATGTCAGTAAGGTACAGCGGGCAATCAATAGTACACATCATAGATCCATTAACACATCACCTTTCGAGTTGCTGATTAGCACAGCATTAAAACTCAAAGAAGAGCTTAAATTGGTGGAACTATTTGAAGAAGAAAGTAGAGAAGAGTTCATTGAAAATAGGGATGAGCTGAGACAGCAAGCTAAATCACAGCTATGTATTCTTTTTTTTCCCTTGTTCCATCTACTTGGGGTTGGGTCTCCTTGATAGGGTGCGTCAGACATTTCGGTTCTGGGTTGTCGTTTCTTGAACTGCTGCGTGACATTTGACCATCACGTAGCTTTAGAGGTTGTCCTCTACCTCGTCGGAGGTTTTCGCTCAAGCTGAGCGCCACTTTAACCGTTTCTCATGACATGATCGTACCAGCGTAGTCTACGTTCTTGCAATTTGTCCGTGATTGGAGCCACTTTAAAACTTCCGCGAATGTATTCATTGCGTATTCTATCCAATCGGGTGACGCCGGCAGCCCATCCCACCATCTTCATTTCATTGACATGAAGACGTTTTAGACGTTGCTCATGAGTTTTCTTCGTGGTCCAGCACTCAGCGCCATACAGCACAGCGGGTCTAACAGCTGTCTAGTAAACTTTGCCTTTTATCTTTATGGGCATATAGGGGCATCACAAATAACTCATAAGAGTTTGTTAGTACCTAATGAAAACGTGATGCTACGAAAAGGTCATCGAAACTGGGTCCCAGCAAAGTAGTAACAGAAGAAGGTCACCGAGCCTACAAAGTAGTGACTGATGATGGtgcaatttataaaatgaaactCCTGGCACCTAAAACCGACAGAAGATTCTACAGAGCTGGCCACAAAAGATCCAGTGCCAGGAACTGAAGATCCAGACCCTGTCGGACAACCGTCACCTATAGACCAGTCACCAGTCTCTGTAGGGCAGCCGTCACCTATATCACCTGCAAACTCCACGCGGACTGTGACGGGTCCAGAACCACAGCCGCTTCTGACAGCTCCTGAACCTCGAAGTACTCGCAGTGGGCGGCTAGTGGCCACTGTAACTGGCCATAagcctatatatgtatataaaacatttaattagtaaggggccttaataaaaatataaatttattcttctttaaattgtttattgatCTTGTGTCTATTTATTCAAACTTTCTCTCAAaagtatttcaatataaataaaattgagttAAATAATATCAGAAATAGGACTAAAAACCTTAAAAAGCCAAAtgataacattaattttaatttaaggaGAAATACCTATTATTTTGAAAACAGCGCCATCTGTGGACCGCGTGAGGAATTGAGTACGTTATAACGTACGTACATAAGTATTGACCGTCGAAGCATTATCAACAAGCTGTTTAACGTTCAAGTGGGTACTTGAGAAGGATCATAGATGGCTCTGATTAATCTAATATATCATGGTCAATCAAGATCAAACCTTATATAAGAGGAATAAGGCCTATTAAAGATTGGACGAGGGACGCGTCGTTATGACTTTTATTCAGAGATTTCGCAGGTGTTTGTCCGAGTTACGTTATCAGACAAATATGAGACCTAAGTAAAAGATGTAAGGACTACATCATGAAAATTGCAAATCTTCTAGGTACCTTCGTAATGTCGACAGGTTTTCTCGGAATTTTTGTCCGCATTCAGTGTTGCCAACTTAGTGGATTTTCCACTAGATCTGGTGGTTTAGGCATGCCTTACAGCGAGATTTTTTTGGTTTTAGTGGCTAGTGGATTTTATAGTGGATTAGATTGTTCCAGTTAGTGGTAATTTACGTAATTTAACCGCTAGTGTGATTCATAAAATGCTCTGTAAACGTTATAGTTAAAAATGAGCATTTAGGCCCGGAACTTCAAACACGGTTTAAGTTTAAGATGTAGGCAACATTGCTCAAATCAAATCTGTCGGGTCGGGGATTCCCCGATTATTGTCTACAAACTTCTTGAATAAACGATTATGAACGTTATTTGTACGGTCATTGGGTTAAGTTAAGTTTGATTTGATTCGCGAAAAGTACCTCCTATTAGTCACAGTCAGATCAGTTGATCAGTTCAGTTCAGTGAGTAAAGTGAACTAAACAAACAGTACAGTACAGTTTGCTATTGTTATGATAGAGGATACGTACTTCTTAATCTTACTTGAATGAAAACTGATTTcatagtaggtatttaattaattatgccTAAGCCACAGTACACCCAAAAGTTTCGTGATTCTTGGTTACGTGTACCAGAACTGAAGGACTGGTTGCAAGTAGTGGAAAGCACTGCCGGTCCAGTAGCTAAGTGTAAATTATGTGGTACAttattaagaaatcattttGGAGATTTAAAGAATCATGGATTATCTAAAAAGCACCGGCGTAATTCAAAGGTACGTAAATTTTATACGAATTCAGCTTTATGTTAAGTGTATACAGGAAAGACCTTTGCGGGCGAATATTATTTAATGAAGCACCTTTTCTATTACATTTGATTTATGTAAGTTCTTTTTCTTTCACAGATTGTAACTAAACAACCAAAATTGGCTTTCAAAGTTGAAAGCATGgggaaaaagaaagaagaagccAGGCTAGCATTATATACAGCGGCACATACTAGCATTCGTGTAGTGGATCATTTGGGAGACGTGATTAATCACACGCACAAGGAGGATGACAAAATTCACCTGCATAGGACTAAATGTAcccaaattattaaaaacgttCTAGCACCTCATTTTTCACAAAATTTAATAGAAGATTTGAAAGATCAATCCTATAGTTTATTGATTGACGAATCAACCGATATCGCAGTTCATAAATATTTGggaattgttattatttattacagctgcactcacaaaaaaattatatctacaTATTTAGATATCCCAATGCTCTACGAGTGTGATGCAGACGGTATTGTTGCCGCCATAAAAGCATCACTCACACGATTCGGTATACCCCTAAAACATTTAATGGGCATTGGAACTGACAATGCTGCAGTCATGGTTGGAGTTAATAACGGTGTGTATGCCAAACTGAAAAGAGAACTACCGAGTCTAGTTTTGGTGCGCTGCATTTGTCATTCCTTACAATTAGCGGTCTCCGCAGCAACGAAGGAGTTCTTACCCAGGAATCTCgaattcattattaaaaaaacatatgattgGTTCAGCCGTTCTTCATCAAGGCAAGCTGCCTATAAAGAACTATACAAACTAATAAACGATGGTCATGACCCTTTAAAAATTGTTCAGTCTTGCCAAACTAGGTGGCTTTCTGTAGAGTCCGCAGTTGCACGGATTTACACACAATGGCTGGaactaaaaacacattttaatatgGCAAAATTAAATGAAAGATGCTACACAGCCGAATTGCTGCATGCAATGTACTCTGATGATGTGAATTATGCAtacatttcatttatatatcCAATTCTCACTAATGTTAACAGggttaataaattatttgaatcgAAAGACGCAGATCATTCTAAACTGTATGACGAACTGACTAATTTAATTGATACACTTGTTGACAAGATAATATTGCCTACCCAGAAGGTAGATATTTTTACGCAAAATATTCAAGattttatagataataaatGCTATTTGGGGTACAGATTTGAAACTCACTTGCAAACAATGAAAGATAAAGGACTTCCGCCAAATCAAGAAGAAATAATCCGCAATAGGTGCATCCAGTTCATTGCATCTTTGATTCAAGAATTGAAAAACAGATTGCCCGAAAACTTGAAACTCATGAAAAGTATTCAAAAAATCAGCGTAGAACACGCACTATCTCATAACAAAGAACCGATTACTGAATTGATGTTgcattttaacaaaaaacaagAAGATATTGCGAAGATTGACGAGCAGTGGCATCAAATACATCTACTCAGTtggaaaaatacaaaaaatacaaaggaATTTTGGTACGAGGTATTGAAATTCGAAGATATAGCAGGAGAAAATAGATTTCAAGATTTGGCGACATTTGCGGTATCTTTATTAGTTTTACCGCACTCTAACGCTGATGTAGAACGATTGTTTAGCATGATGAACGTTGTCAAGACTAAACAGAGAAACCGAATGAAGTTTGATCTCCTTTCTTCAATTGTCACTGTTCGTGCAGGCTTAGCACGTGAAGGCAAATGCTGCAATAACTACACATTACCAAATACTGTAATACAAAAAATTGGAACTAAAGAAATCTATTCTTCCCAAACTGAACAAGCAGACGAAACAGACTCTTCTGATGATGATCATTTTTAGTTTaagctaaatatttaaattattttattattctatttattgacaataacaatatacataatggatatatacagatgattactataactagcttatatctaaaataggcccttgaggcattgtaccaaggatgctggcggcatttcctcgttgtatcgcaatactgatacgttgtgcgaggaagccgccagctcttcggttaaTGTCATGATAATAACCTGTTGTTTGTATTAAATGAGCGTGCCACCATCATTCACAATGAAAccctttaattttattaattttctttatttaggattaccaatacatcttacatgctcttaaatctattTAACAATCATGATTTATGCatatctaattataggtaaccacaacTTATATAAGTGTCCTGTACCTGTGAACAATAGTGAACATACAGTAAACTTATGGTGGCTATATGAATTAAATTGCTGGTccatttacattacattaactgATGCTATTATTTGACATCTTGACAATTAGAATGATGTTAAATACATAGTTGATAACAATTATTGactacttatatacaaatatttcctataaatattttattaagtgtctgctaccctaaggttgtctggaagagatcgctttttagcgataagactgcctgttgttGTTACCTATATTGTTTTCCTTACATAtgtttagatagatagatagataatagtttattcatcacacatggtaataggtacatttaaaatatacatcatgTACATAATATCTATACTACTAACAAGTGCGACTAGTCAggcatttttaaactaaagtgCATGCATGtcataatttgtaacatttacacttcattaaattcattaatgtTATACAAAGTCTTGTTTAATAATAGGTTTTTCACTTTAGCACGAAACACTGTCAGTCttggttctttttttttacgttaagaCTCtgtggtgcacaataaagaatacttacttacttaatttactTAAGTACCCTGTGTATACTATCAAAGCAATATACATATTTGCTgtgtttttttatcatttgatatgAAACTTAGCAGAATTTACTGATACAATTTATTACATTAGTCCTAGTCAATACTTTGGAGTTCGTCAATATCTGAGCAAAGTATGAACATTTCAACCATAGAATTACTTCAATACAAAACTAGAGTGGTGTTCACATAATTGAAATTTTGCTTAGACATAGAGAGTGAGAGAGGGCTAGAACTgcaacatataaatatttactactACATTGTATAATTAGTAGTCATGAAAGAATTAAAAGTCGTGCATATTCTATATTATGCAAATAATGATTTAATCGaactttttaataatgaaatgaCAATTACAGTACAGTATTTTATTGTCATAGCAAATGAAAATCTAAGTactctattttattatttttaattattcctactctgttttaaatttaaaatctaaTATTTTCCCGCTTTCATTTACCACACCGCGAGTTGAACGCGTTCCAACGGGCGAATTAAAGAACCTTAGTGATTTTACTATAGCGAGTTTGCAGCTATATAACACTACGCATAAGCACGCGACATTTCACAAGTATCGCAGATGGTTGTCGCTCatgaataagtaatattttgtgtcGCACTGTAATTTCTAGTGGAATTCTGGTGGTTTGAGAGCCCGACAAAGTTTAGTGGTTTTCTGGTGGTTAATACGGCCTTATTTGGTGGgttgataaaaataaagttgGCAACACTGTCCGCATTACGCACGTGCGTGTGTCCGAGTTACGTTATTAAACCAAAATGAGACTTCTTGGAACTGTGTCTGCATTACACAGGTGTTAATAAAGTGTTGACAAATCAGTTTGTCTACATTAGGGGTGAATGACGGCACGggaaaataaatcttaaatagCGGAACATAATGACTACACGGAAGTATTGTGATTTAAGACTTTTAAATATCAGTCTAGGATGAAATGATATAAAAGGGCCGGTAAAGGCAGTGGGATTCATTAATTTTCAACCGTCGGACTAGCAGTATCTCTGGCTTTGGGTAAGTGAAGTGCCTCTACCAttctttctatttgtttgtgtttgctgggaattatcctggtaaatttaaacttgtaaattgtGTCTGTGTTTGGTTTTGCGGGGACAACATCGTCGTAACGCTAAACTTAGACTATGGTGGAGATACTTTACTTTcagtttgtgttatttttattgtgaagTTTTCTACACTATGTCTTTCTGAGTGTTGCGGAAAGTAATTTCCGTAACATTGGCTTAGATAATGGTGTCAGGGGAACTTCATTTTTATGTTTGATTTGTTAATAAGTTTGTTAGTAAAATTTAACTTAGTTATTTTACTACCTTTCTATGGGTTAGTTTGTTATatataaagccagatcactgttaGGACTAACAGTTTGTCCGTCTAAGCGGCTTCAACCTTGCCGGTGTTAACAGGAGCcgtttagaagtcttttgctccaagttgagagggtttggcgtctcttctttaccaacataagaggcgaaCATACTCTCCCTGGTCTCAAggtccagctgttagatgaatgtgagggcatcacgtgcgtgccattgagagtaatctctgctcactgaagtctgcagtaattgaggctaggtctTGTATTAAATCTATTTATGTATTTCGGTGCTCTGTTCATGCTTGTGCTGGTTGCGGGGGAGCTCTTGTCGTGATTGATACCAAAACACTAAGTTTTAGTCATGGCAGGGTTTCCTGGGTGGCTGGTGGTGGGTTCAGAATGGCCTCTTCACTCTCTTCCAtctagatatataaaaaaagagggTTTCTCATTTTGACAACTAAAAGAAAAAGGAGGtagtaaaatatacaaacagGAAATGGAAGATAATTTGTGAGGTCCACTTCTGGTTGAGGAAGTTCAGtaggctgaaaaaaaaaaagaaaagaataaGAAGTACTTAAGGTTAGTAAGAAAAAATTCAATACATAACTatctaaaaataagtttatttattatacatacatacgagGTAGCTGGTCTGGTACATTTGttctgaaaaataaataagcatactaaattaaatgataactatacaaatttcaaaataaaaccaATTTCAAGTACTTAATTAAACAATTAGGGGATTAAGAGGTATAAGTAGATTATGAAAGTTAACATACTTACTGTTGCTCGTTTTTCTTTCCGCTGAATAGAGGCTACCCAGCGGCGAACATCTTTAAAAGTATAGTTTGCACCGAATTTCTcgatgcatttttttaaaaaacCCAGCTTAGCCTTATGCCGCAATCTACGTATATTGGCCTGAGGATGTTTCGAGTCCCATAAAATGGGAAACTTCTCAAATAACATTTGTTTGGCGAGGGGATTCATTACGTAGGGCAAAAGTTTAAATTTGGTACCggttacaaattttcaaataatCAGCAGTTATAAAAATTTATTGGGTggccagaaaaaaaaaagagaaatagTCAAGGAA from Cydia pomonella isolate Wapato2018A unplaced genomic scaffold, ilCydPomo1 PGA_scaffold_169, whole genome shotgun sequence includes these protein-coding regions:
- the LOC133533482 gene encoding uncharacterized protein LOC133533482 — protein: MPKPQYTQKFRDSWLRVPELKDWLQVVESTAGPVAKCKLCGTLLRNHFGDLKNHGLSKKHRRNSKIVTKQPKLAFKVESMGKKKEEARLALYTAAHTSIRVVDHLGDVINHTHKEDDKIHLHRTKCTQIIKNVLAPHFSQNLIEDLKDQSYSLLIDESTDIAVHKYLGIVIIYYSCTHKKIISTYLDIPMLYECDADGIVAAIKASLTRFGIPLKHLMGIGTDNAAVMVGVNNGVYAKLKRELPSLVLVRCICHSLQLAVSAATKEFLPRNLEFIIKKTYDWFSRSSSRQAAYKELYKLINDGHDPLKIVQSCQTRWLSVESAVARIYTQWLELKTHFNMAKLNERCYTAELLHAMYSDDVNYAYISFIYPILTNVNRVNKLFESKDADHSKLYDELTNLIDTLVDKIILPTQKVDIFTQNIQDFIDNKCYLGYRFETHLQTMKDKGLPPNQEEIIRNRCIQFIASLIQELKNRLPENLKLMKSIQKISVEHALSHNKEPITELMLHFNKKQEDIAKIDEQWHQIHLLSWKNTKNTKEFWYEVLKFEDIAGENRFQDLATFAVSLLVLPHSNADVERLFSMMNVVKTKQRNRMKFDLLSSIVTVRAGLAREGKCCNNYTLPNTVIQKIGTKEIYSSQTEQADETDSSDDDHF